A single Scleropages formosus chromosome 4, fSclFor1.1, whole genome shotgun sequence DNA region contains:
- the cyp26c1 gene encoding cytochrome P450 26C1, giving the protein MDMVLLESQNFSALVTALTSVLSVLLLLAVSRQLWTFRWTITRDRESKLPLPKGSMGWPIVGETLHWLVQGSNFHISRREKYGNVFKTHLLGKPVIRVTGAENIRKILLGEHSLVCTQWPQSTRIILGPNTLVNSIGDLHRQKRNILAKVFSRGTLETYVPRLQDVVKCEVSKWCSDPGSVDVYSASKALTFRIAIRVLLGLSIEESHMDYLSKIFEQLMNNLFSLPFDVPLSGLRKGIKAREILQKCMEQIIKEKLQKQQVEDKDEEHMDAFDYMLSSAKENGHEFSVQELKETAVELIFAAHSTTASASTSLILQLLKHASVCEKVRLELLAHGVAGDALRARSARDNAENPVERTPRSRDNDIISARRESAERSQRSSCGVPYLTLKKVGELSYLDCVVKEVLRFLPPVSGGYRTALQTFELDGCQIPKGWSVMYSIRDTHETAAVYQTPDLFDPDRFGPEKNENKSERFSYIPFGGGTRSCIGRELAQIILKTLAIELLATTEFELASKTFPKMQTVPVVHPVGGLHVSFKYLHSGNSTT; this is encoded by the exons ATGGACATGGTCCTGCTGGAGTCGCAGAATTTCTCGGCGCTTGTCACTGCCCTCACCTCCgttctctctgtgctgctgctgctcgccgTCTCCAGGCAGCTGTGGACCTTCCGCTGGACCATCACGCGGGACAGAGAGTCCAAACTACCTCTTCCCAAAGGCTCAATGGGATGGCCGATCGTGGGAGAAACGCTGCACTGGCTGGTTCAG GGGTCCAACTTTCACATCTCTAGGAGGGAGAAGTACGGAAACGTGTTCAAAACTCACCTGTTAGGAAAGCCTGTGATACGCGTGACAGGCGCCGAGAACATCCGCAAGATTCTGCTTGGAGAGCACAGCCTGGTGTGCACACAGTGGCCCCAGAGCACCCGAATCATTCTGGGACCCAACACTCTGGTGAACTCCATTGGAGACCTCCACAGACAAAAAAGAAAC ATCTTGGCTAAAGTGTTCAGCCGCGGCACCCTGGAGACATATGTCCCGCGGCTGCAGGATGTTGTCAAGTGTGAGGTTTCCAAATGGTGCTCGGACCCCGGCTCTGTGGATGTGTACAGTGCGTCCAAAGCGCTCACGTTCCGCATTGCCATCCGGGTCCTGCTGGGACTCAGCATAGAGGAGAGCCACATGGACTACTTGTCCAAGATATTCGAGCAGCTCATGAACAACCTGTTCTCTCTGCCCTTCGATGTCCCACTGAGCGGCCTTAGAAAA GGTATCAAGGCTCGTGAGATTCTCCAGAAGTGCATGGAACAGATAATTAAAGAGAAACTGCAAAAGCAGCAAGTGGAAGACAAGGATGAGGAGCACATGGATGCTTTTGACTACATGCTGAGCAGCGCTAAGGAGAACGGCCATGAATTCAGCGTGCAGGAGCTCAAG GAGACTGCAGTAGAGCTGATATTCGCCGCCCACTCGACCACGGCGAGTGCCTCCACCTCCCTCATCCTGCAGCTCCTGAAACACGCATCCGTGTGTGAGAAAGTCCGCTTGGAGCTGCTCGCGCACGGGGTGGCCGGGGACGCTCTGCGCGCACGGAGCGCGCGAGACAACGCTGAGAACCCGGTCGAACGGACCCCTCGATCACGTGACAATGACATCATAAGTGCGCGGAGAGAGAGCGCGGAGCGCAGCCAGCGATCGAGTTGTGGTGTGCCATATTTAACTCTGAAGAAAGTGGGTGAGCTAAGTTACCTCGACTGCGTGGTGAAAGAAGTGCTCCGGTTCCTTCCTCCTGTGTCTGGCGGGTACAGGACGGCCCTGCAGACCTTCGAGTTGGAC GGTTGTCAGATTCCAAAAGGATGGAGTGTTATGTACAGCATCCGGGACACCCATGAGACTGCTGCAGTCTATCAGACTCCAGACCTCTTTGACCCAGACCGTTTTGGACCTGAGAAGAATGAAAACAAGTCTGAGCGTTTCAGCTACATTCCATTTGGTGGTGGAACAAGGAGTTGCATCGGAAGGGAACTGGCTCAGATCATTCTGAAAACACTGGCAATTGAACTGCTCGCCACCACTGAATTTGAGCTAGCCTCCAAAACATTTCCAAAGATGCAAACAGTGCCAGTTGTACATCCTGTCGGTGGACTGCATGTTTCTTTCAAATACTTACATTCTGGTAACAGTACAACCTAG
- the LOC108932795 gene encoding cytochrome P450 26A1-like — translation MVWCTLFTTFLCTLLLPLLLFLVAVKLWEMYIITGRDHSCKSPLPPGTMGLPFLGETLHMVLQRRKFLQKKREKYGYIYKTHLFGSPTVRVMGAENVRQILLAEHRLVTVKWPVSVRTILGSDTLSNVHGTQHRNKRKTIMKAFSHEALEQYIPVVQDEVRRAIERWLLGGSCVLVYLETKRLMFRIAMRVLLGFEAEQISRDEHELVEAFEEMIKNLFSLPIDVPFSGLYRGLRARNFIHAKIEENIKTKLQHADDDDRNPKDALQLLIDSSRRNEERFTMQELKESATELLFGGHETTASTATSLVMFLALHLDALRNVREELREKQLLGTRSEDKPLTMRILEQLKYSGCVIKETLRMNSPVPGGFRVALKTFELNGYQIPKGWNVIYSICDTHDVADVFPDKEEFLPERFMARAAEESLRFNYIPFGGGPRRCVGKEFAKVLLKIFLVELTTKCNWTLLNGPPIMKTGPTVYPVDNLPTKFSSYFDNEPIHT, via the exons atggtCTGGTGCACGTTATTCACCACTTTCCTTTGCACTCTGTTGCTCCcacttttgctgtttttagtTGCCGTTAAACTCTGGGAAATGTATATCATTACCGGACGTGATCACAGCTGCAAGAGCCCCCTTCCTCCCGGTACTATGGGGTTGCCCTTCCTTGGAGAGACACTCCACATGGTGCTCCAG AGAAGGAAATTCCTACAAAAGAAGCGCGAGAAATACGGATATATCtacaaaacacacctctttggCAGCCCCACGGTGCGGGTGATGGGTGCGGAGAATGTAAGGCAAATTCTGCTGGCGGAGCACAGGTTGGTCACTGTCAAGTGGCCCGTGTCTGTCAGGACCATTCTGGGGTCGGACACCCTCTCCAATGTGCACGGGACGCAACACAGAAACAAGAGAAAG ACGATTATGAAGGCGTTTTCTCACGAGGCTCTCGAGCAGTACATCCCCGTGGTGCAGGACGAGGTGAGGCGCGCAATCGAGCGCTGGCTGCTAGGCGGCTCATGCGTGCTCGTGTACCTGGAGACGAAGCGCCTCATGTTCCGCATCGCAATGAGGGTCCTGCTCGGCTTCGAGGCCGAGCAGATCAGCAGGGACGAGCACGAGTTGGTGGAAGCCTTCGAGGAGATGATCAAGAACCTGTTTTCCCTTCCGATCGACGTCCCGTTCAGCGGTCTCTACAGG gGCTTACGCGCTCGCAATTTCATCCATGCAAAAATCGAGGAAAACATAAAAACGAAGCTTCAGCATGCCGATGATGATGACCGCAATCCCAAAGATGCGCTTCAGCTTCTCATTGACAGTTCCAGGAGAAACGAGGAGCGATTCACTATGCAG GAGTTGAAAGAGTCTGCGACGGAGCTGCTGTTCGGCGGGCACGAGACCACCGCAAGCACGGCCACCTCCCTCGTGATGTTCCTCGCTCTCCATCTGGACGCGCTACGAAACGTGAGAGAGGAGCTTCGCGAGAAG CAATTGCTGGGCACGCGCTCTGAAGACAAACCCCTGACCATGCGGATCCTGGAGCAGCTCAAGTACTCTGGTTGTGTCATCAAGGAGACCCTCCGTATGAACTCCCCGGTCCCCGGCGGGTTCCGTGTAGCTCTCAAGACCTTTGAACTCAAC GGTTACCAGATTCCAAAAGGGTGGAACGTTATTTACAGCATTTGTGACACGCATGACGTTGCAGACGTGTTCCCAGACAAAGAGGAGTTCCTTCCAGAACGTTTCATGGCCAGAGCTGCTGAAGAATCCCTAAGGTTCAACTATATCCCTTTCGGAGGCGGACCCAGGAGATGTGTGGGCAAGGAGTTTGCAAAGGTCCTTCTTAAGATATTTTTAGTGGAGTTGACCACAAAATGCAACTGGACACTTCTGAATGGACCCCCCATAATGAAAACAGGCCCTACAGTGTATCCAGTGGATAATCTGCCCACAAAGTTCAGCAGTTACTTTGACAACGAACCCATTCACACTTAA